A region of Brevundimonas sp. NIBR10 DNA encodes the following proteins:
- the uvrA gene encoding excinuclease ABC subunit UvrA: MTEKHNFIRVRGAREHNLKGVDVDIPREKLVVMTGLSGSGKSSLAFDTIYAEGQRRYVESLSAYARQFLELMGKPDVDLIEGLSPAISIEQKTTSKNPRSTVGTVTEIHDYMRLLWARVGVPYSPATGLPIESQTISQMVDKLVALPDGERLLLLAPVVRGRKGEYKKEMTEWQRSGFQRLKIDGQFYAVEDAPTLDKKFKHDIDIVVDRIVTKGGLEARYADSIQTALGLADGIAVAEWANADEGQEPRRITFSEKFACPVSGFTISEIEPRLFSFNNPFGACPVCDGLGVKLAFDADLVIPDRDKTLHKGAVAPWSRGPSPLYTQTLQALALHYGFSMDKPWRDLPDKAQKVILQGTGTEKIKFVYDDNARKYEVSKPFEGVVPNLDRRWRETDSAWVREELGRFQSETPCDACHGKRLKPEALAVKIDGSDIADISTLSIKKAYDWVSALPEQLTEKQMEIGRRILKEIGDRLRFLNNVGLDYLSLSRASGTLSGGESQRIRLASQIGSGLTGVLYVLDEPSIGLHQRDNTRLLESLRGLRDLGNSVLVVEHDEEAILTADYVIDMGPAAGVHGGEICAEGTPEEVMANPKSLTGKYLTGEREIELPVDGRRPVDKKKMLKISGATGNNLKNVTGAVPVGLFTCVTGVSGGGKSTFTIETLYKAAARRLHNASDAPANYDRIEGLEHFDKVIDIDQSPIGRTPRSNPATYTGAFGPIRDWYAGLPESKARGYGPGRFSFNVKGGRCEACQGDGLIKIEMHFLPDVYVTCDICKGKRYNRETLEIVFKGKSISDVLDMTVEEAGHFFKAVPPIRDKMLTLSRVGLDYVKVGQSATTLSGGEAQRVKLSKELSKRATGKTLYILDEPTTGLHFEDTRKLLEVLQELVDSGNTIVVIEHNLDVIKVADYLLDFGPEGGDGGGEIVAVGTPEQVAANDASWTGRYLKEVLDRHETRRKARVAALTASVEKPVRAGKKAAAG; encoded by the coding sequence ATGACCGAAAAGCACAACTTCATCCGCGTGCGCGGCGCGCGCGAGCACAACCTCAAGGGCGTGGATGTCGATATCCCGCGCGAGAAGCTGGTCGTCATGACCGGCCTGTCGGGATCAGGCAAATCCTCGCTGGCGTTCGACACCATCTATGCCGAGGGCCAGCGGCGCTATGTCGAGAGCTTGAGCGCCTACGCCCGCCAGTTCCTGGAGCTGATGGGCAAGCCGGATGTCGATCTGATCGAGGGTCTGTCGCCCGCCATCTCGATCGAACAGAAGACGACCTCCAAGAACCCGCGCTCGACCGTCGGTACGGTGACGGAGATCCACGACTATATGCGCCTGCTGTGGGCTCGGGTGGGCGTCCCCTATTCGCCCGCCACCGGCCTGCCGATCGAGAGCCAGACGATCAGCCAGATGGTCGACAAGCTGGTCGCCCTGCCCGACGGCGAACGGCTTCTGTTGCTGGCCCCCGTCGTTCGGGGCCGGAAGGGTGAGTACAAGAAGGAGATGACCGAGTGGCAACGCTCGGGCTTCCAGCGGCTCAAGATCGACGGCCAATTCTACGCCGTTGAGGACGCGCCGACGCTGGACAAGAAGTTCAAGCACGACATCGACATCGTCGTGGACAGGATCGTCACCAAGGGCGGGCTCGAGGCGCGCTACGCCGACTCGATCCAGACCGCTCTTGGTCTGGCCGACGGCATCGCGGTGGCGGAATGGGCCAATGCGGATGAGGGCCAGGAGCCCCGGCGGATCACCTTTTCCGAGAAATTCGCCTGCCCCGTTTCAGGCTTCACGATCTCAGAGATCGAGCCCCGACTTTTCTCGTTCAACAACCCCTTCGGCGCCTGTCCGGTCTGTGACGGCCTGGGGGTCAAGCTGGCGTTCGACGCCGATCTGGTGATCCCCGATCGCGACAAGACCCTGCACAAGGGTGCCGTCGCCCCGTGGTCTCGCGGGCCGTCGCCGCTCTACACCCAGACGCTGCAGGCGCTGGCGCTGCACTACGGCTTCTCGATGGACAAGCCGTGGCGCGACCTGCCCGACAAGGCCCAGAAGGTCATTCTTCAGGGCACGGGCACGGAGAAGATCAAGTTCGTCTATGACGACAACGCCCGCAAATACGAGGTCTCCAAGCCGTTCGAAGGCGTCGTCCCCAACCTCGACCGCCGCTGGCGGGAAACGGATTCGGCCTGGGTCCGCGAGGAACTGGGTCGCTTCCAGTCAGAGACGCCCTGCGACGCCTGCCATGGCAAGCGGCTGAAGCCAGAGGCCCTCGCGGTCAAGATCGACGGTTCCGACATCGCCGACATCTCGACCCTGTCGATCAAGAAGGCCTACGACTGGGTCTCTGCCCTTCCCGAACAACTGACCGAGAAACAGATGGAGATCGGCCGGCGTATCCTGAAGGAAATCGGCGACCGCCTGCGGTTCCTGAACAACGTCGGCCTCGACTACCTGTCTCTGTCCCGCGCCTCAGGCACCCTGTCCGGCGGCGAGAGCCAGCGCATTCGCTTGGCGTCACAGATCGGCTCGGGCCTGACGGGCGTCCTCTATGTGCTGGACGAGCCGTCGATCGGCCTGCACCAGCGCGACAACACCCGCCTGCTGGAATCCCTGCGCGGTCTGCGTGACCTCGGTAACTCGGTCCTCGTCGTCGAGCACGACGAGGAGGCGATCCTGACTGCCGACTATGTCATCGACATGGGTCCGGCCGCCGGCGTCCATGGCGGCGAGATTTGCGCCGAGGGCACGCCGGAAGAGGTGATGGCCAATCCGAAATCCCTGACCGGCAAATACCTGACCGGCGAGCGCGAGATCGAACTGCCGGTGGACGGCCGCCGTCCGGTCGACAAGAAGAAGATGCTGAAGATCAGCGGCGCGACCGGCAACAACCTCAAGAACGTCACCGGGGCCGTCCCCGTCGGCCTGTTCACCTGCGTCACCGGTGTGTCGGGCGGCGGCAAGTCGACCTTCACGATCGAGACCCTGTACAAGGCCGCCGCACGTCGGCTGCACAACGCGTCCGACGCCCCCGCCAACTATGACCGGATCGAGGGGCTGGAGCATTTCGACAAAGTCATCGACATCGACCAGTCCCCGATCGGCCGCACGCCGCGCTCGAACCCGGCGACCTACACCGGCGCCTTCGGCCCGATTCGCGACTGGTATGCGGGTCTGCCGGAATCCAAGGCGCGCGGATACGGCCCCGGCCGCTTCAGCTTCAACGTCAAGGGCGGTCGCTGCGAGGCCTGTCAGGGCGATGGCCTGATCAAGATCGAGATGCATTTCCTGCCGGACGTCTACGTCACCTGCGACATCTGCAAGGGCAAGCGGTACAACCGCGAGACCCTGGAGATCGTGTTCAAGGGCAAGTCGATCTCGGACGTCCTTGACATGACGGTGGAGGAGGCCGGGCATTTCTTCAAGGCCGTGCCGCCGATCCGCGACAAGATGCTGACCCTCTCACGGGTCGGCCTGGACTACGTCAAGGTCGGGCAGTCGGCGACGACCCTGTCGGGCGGCGAGGCCCAGAGGGTCAAGCTGTCCAAGGAACTGTCGAAGCGGGCGACCGGCAAGACCCTCTACATCCTCGACGAGCCCACCACCGGCCTGCACTTCGAGGACACCCGCAAACTGCTCGAGGTGCTTCAGGAGCTGGTCGACAGCGGCAACACCATCGTGGTGATCGAGCACAATCTGGATGTGATCAAGGTCGCCGACTACCTGCTCGACTTCGGACCCGAGGGCGGCGACGGCGGCGGCGAGATCGTCGCAGTCGGCACCCCGGAGCAGGTCGCGGCCAACGACGCCAGCTGGACCGGTAGATACCTGAAGGAAGTCCTGGACCGCCACGAGACCCGCCGCAAGGCTCGCGTCGCCGCGCTCACGGCCTCGGTCGAGAAGCCGGTCAGGGCCGGCAAGAAGGCCGCGGCGGGCTGA
- a CDS encoding rod-binding protein, with product MIEVTSPLAAIAPTPAQLAQTARMRRTAEDFETSFMSQMMKPMFEGLSTDGMFGGGEAEATWRSFLIDAMAKQTVKAGGIGLTDTVMAEMIKMQEQGR from the coding sequence ATGATCGAAGTCACCTCTCCCCTCGCCGCCATCGCGCCCACCCCGGCCCAGCTGGCTCAAACCGCCCGGATGCGCCGCACCGCTGAGGACTTCGAGACCAGCTTCATGTCGCAGATGATGAAGCCGATGTTCGAGGGCCTGTCGACCGACGGCATGTTCGGCGGCGGCGAGGCCGAGGCCACCTGGCGCAGCTTCCTCATCGATGCCATGGCCAAACAGACCGTCAAGGCCGGCGGTATCGGCCTGACCGACACGGTCATGGCCGAGATGATCAAGATGCAGGAGCAGGGCCGGTGA
- a CDS encoding EAL domain-containing protein, translating to MQLRHRLLGFAFASGDLLIEMQPDGSVTFALGAGPTSNVTPASLHGRPFDALIVHRPEAVAAALSALEPGGRLAPMEILMACGQGRVRRATLAAFVLPDLAPSISCSIRYEGPAFTLASSQEEARPAELIDAEAFLARARTVLAGGEPASLAVAFVDVAGLKASGTENMRAAARIEAALQSASVGGAASRLTEDRYAVLRDQNDTRDILGEVGELARDEGLDVDVTGSIADLSGASPVNALRALRFAIQSCLVDGCDSRPDEAFDAALARTLREADQFRAMVRGRDFALHYQPIVALDTGAVHHFEALARFGWGSPGQTIQMAEELALIEGFDLAVAEKAIQRLRQPGSGLLKIAVNVSGASLADDAYVQHLLRMTAAMPQDRRRLIVEVTESAALADIGAANRRLGALRQAGIQICIDDFGAGAASFDYIHGLSVDTVKIDGKFVRGLGSDARARTLIAHLVEMCGSLDLTTIAEFVETQDQADILRDLGVDYGQGWLFGKAEPEPRTVIAAAAPARRRGTVEAWG from the coding sequence ATGCAGCTTCGCCACCGCCTTCTGGGTTTCGCCTTCGCATCGGGCGATCTGCTGATCGAGATGCAGCCGGACGGGTCCGTCACGTTCGCGCTCGGGGCCGGCCCGACCAGCAATGTGACCCCGGCCAGCCTTCATGGCCGCCCATTCGACGCCCTGATCGTACACCGACCCGAAGCGGTCGCCGCCGCCCTCTCCGCCCTGGAACCCGGGGGTCGGCTCGCCCCAATGGAAATCCTCATGGCGTGCGGCCAAGGCAGGGTCCGTCGCGCGACCCTGGCCGCCTTCGTCCTGCCTGATCTCGCGCCGAGCATTTCCTGTTCGATCCGCTACGAAGGCCCGGCCTTCACCTTGGCGTCCTCCCAGGAAGAGGCACGGCCCGCCGAACTGATCGATGCGGAAGCCTTCCTCGCTCGCGCGAGGACGGTCCTGGCCGGTGGCGAACCCGCCAGTCTGGCCGTCGCCTTTGTCGATGTCGCCGGCCTGAAGGCGTCTGGCACGGAGAACATGCGAGCCGCCGCCCGGATTGAAGCGGCGCTGCAATCGGCGTCTGTCGGCGGCGCGGCGTCACGACTGACGGAAGATCGCTATGCCGTACTGCGCGACCAGAATGACACGCGCGACATCCTCGGCGAGGTCGGGGAGCTGGCACGCGACGAAGGCCTGGACGTCGATGTCACCGGCTCGATCGCCGACCTGTCGGGAGCGTCACCGGTCAACGCCCTTCGCGCCCTGCGCTTCGCCATCCAGAGCTGCCTGGTCGACGGATGCGACAGTCGTCCCGACGAGGCTTTCGACGCCGCCCTGGCTCGCACCCTGCGCGAGGCCGACCAGTTTCGCGCCATGGTCCGGGGGCGCGATTTCGCTCTGCATTATCAGCCGATCGTGGCCCTCGACACCGGGGCGGTCCACCATTTCGAGGCCCTGGCCCGCTTCGGCTGGGGAAGCCCAGGCCAGACCATCCAGATGGCCGAGGAACTCGCGCTGATCGAGGGATTCGACCTGGCCGTCGCGGAAAAGGCTATCCAGCGCCTGCGCCAGCCCGGTTCGGGCCTGCTGAAGATCGCCGTCAACGTCTCGGGCGCTTCCCTGGCCGACGATGCCTACGTCCAACACCTGCTGCGCATGACCGCCGCCATGCCTCAGGATCGTCGTCGCCTGATCGTCGAGGTCACCGAATCCGCCGCCCTGGCCGACATCGGAGCCGCCAATCGCCGGCTGGGTGCCCTGCGCCAGGCGGGTATCCAGATCTGCATCGACGACTTCGGTGCCGGCGCCGCTTCGTTCGACTATATCCACGGCCTGTCGGTCGACACCGTCAAGATCGACGGCAAGTTCGTCAGGGGGCTGGGATCCGACGCCCGCGCCCGCACCCTGATCGCCCACCTGGTCGAGATGTGCGGATCATTGGACCTGACCACCATCGCCGAGTTTGTGGAGACCCAAGACCAGGCCGACATCCTGCGCGACCTTGGCGTCGACTACGGCCAGGGCTGGCTGTTCGGCAAGGCCGAACCCGAACCCCGAACGGTGATCGCTGCCGCCGCGCCGGCCCGACGACGCGGGACGGTCGAAGCCTGGGGCTAG
- a CDS encoding flagellar basal-body protein FlbY yields MNASDPITATAHARRLVALTDRLTERLEAETRAFAERRPGDVVASLPQTQDLTNQYRRESAQLKAAPGLMSQAPSSERMALIRATERFEAVLARHARAVEAARIISEGLIQTIAAEVAGARAMGTGYGATGRAYQGDGRAITLNRSA; encoded by the coding sequence GTGAACGCCTCGGACCCCATCACCGCAACAGCCCATGCGCGACGCCTTGTCGCTCTGACCGACCGTTTGACTGAACGGCTTGAGGCCGAGACCCGTGCCTTCGCCGAACGGCGTCCCGGCGATGTCGTGGCCAGCCTGCCCCAGACCCAGGACCTGACCAATCAGTATCGCCGAGAGTCCGCCCAGCTGAAGGCCGCGCCCGGCCTGATGTCTCAGGCCCCGAGCAGCGAACGCATGGCCCTGATCCGCGCGACCGAACGGTTCGAGGCGGTGCTCGCCAGACACGCCCGCGCCGTCGAGGCCGCCCGAATCATCTCCGAAGGCCTGATCCAGACGATCGCCGCCGAGGTCGCCGGGGCCCGCGCCATGGGCACCGGTTACGGCGCGACGGGCCGCGCCTATCAGGGTGACGGCCGCGCCATCACATTGAACCGCAGCGCCTGA
- a CDS encoding ABC-F family ATP-binding cassette domain-containing protein, whose amino-acid sequence MSLAFSGERTGVVGRNGVGKSTLLRVLVGEQPVSEGTVWRGGSVGVLAQRVNPSPDETVALTLGVADGWAVVARVLAGEGTAKDLAEADWGLDARIEDALEQVGLAGLDLSRATASLSGGEQTRVRLAGLLIAAPDLLLLDEPTNHLDAEGRAIVAQVLGRWTGGAVVVSHDRELLRRMDRIVELSSLGASVDGGNYDLYLERKTAERAAAERELATAGREVERAQREGARAMEKKARRDRAGRAFAASGSAPKIALGMMAERAEGSGAREGRLAERRLEGAEAALAEARARVERVRELSIPMPSSGLAAGRTVLRMDEAVWATPQGRRIVGPLDLSITGPRRVAITGPNGAGKTTLLRLAVGLLEPTSGSVERPVRAAILDQDVGLLHAGETLVEAFRRLNPEATDQDARAALARFLFRNVAGDKRVEGLSGGERLRAGLACVLGGARPAQLLVLDEPTNHLDLDAIEAVEAALRAYDGALMVVSHDAAFVEAIEVDEVIGLDGAEARGRGTAVIDPS is encoded by the coding sequence CTGAGCCTCGCTTTCAGCGGCGAACGAACCGGCGTGGTCGGGCGCAACGGTGTCGGCAAGTCCACGCTGCTGCGCGTGCTCGTCGGCGAGCAGCCGGTGTCCGAGGGGACGGTCTGGCGCGGCGGCTCGGTCGGCGTCCTGGCCCAGAGGGTCAATCCTTCTCCCGACGAAACGGTGGCTCTGACACTCGGCGTAGCAGATGGTTGGGCGGTGGTCGCTCGGGTGCTGGCGGGCGAGGGGACCGCCAAGGATCTGGCAGAAGCCGATTGGGGTCTGGATGCGCGGATTGAGGATGCTCTGGAACAGGTCGGGCTGGCAGGCCTCGACCTGTCGCGCGCGACGGCCAGCCTGAGCGGCGGGGAGCAGACGCGGGTACGACTGGCGGGCTTGTTGATCGCCGCACCGGATCTGTTGCTGCTCGATGAGCCGACGAACCATCTCGACGCCGAGGGCCGGGCTATTGTGGCGCAGGTTCTGGGGCGCTGGACCGGCGGGGCGGTGGTGGTCAGCCACGATCGCGAACTGCTGCGGCGGATGGACCGGATCGTCGAACTGTCGAGCCTGGGGGCGTCGGTCGATGGCGGCAACTACGACCTCTATCTCGAACGCAAGACAGCGGAGCGGGCTGCGGCGGAGCGGGAGTTGGCGACGGCCGGGCGCGAGGTCGAGCGGGCGCAGCGCGAGGGGGCTCGCGCAATGGAGAAGAAGGCGCGGCGGGATCGGGCCGGTCGGGCCTTCGCGGCTTCGGGCTCGGCACCCAAGATCGCGCTGGGGATGATGGCCGAACGGGCCGAAGGCTCCGGTGCCCGTGAAGGTCGGCTGGCCGAACGACGCCTGGAAGGGGCCGAGGCCGCGCTGGCTGAGGCCCGGGCGCGCGTCGAACGGGTCCGCGAGCTCTCCATTCCGATGCCTTCGTCGGGGCTGGCGGCGGGGCGGACCGTGCTGCGGATGGACGAGGCCGTCTGGGCGACGCCGCAGGGGCGACGGATCGTCGGGCCGCTCGACCTGTCGATCACGGGACCCCGGCGGGTGGCGATCACCGGTCCGAACGGGGCCGGCAAGACCACCCTGCTGCGGTTGGCGGTTGGGCTGCTGGAACCGACGTCCGGCAGCGTCGAACGACCGGTGCGCGCGGCCATCCTGGATCAGGATGTCGGCCTGCTGCATGCCGGCGAAACACTGGTCGAGGCGTTCCGGCGCCTCAACCCCGAGGCCACGGATCAGGACGCGCGTGCGGCCCTGGCGCGGTTCCTGTTCCGCAACGTCGCCGGCGACAAGCGGGTCGAGGGCCTGTCAGGCGGCGAGCGGTTGAGGGCAGGCCTGGCCTGTGTCCTCGGAGGCGCCCGGCCGGCGCAGCTTCTCGTGCTGGACGAACCGACCAACCATCTCGACCTCGACGCGATCGAGGCGGTGGAGGCAGCGCTCCGGGCCTATGACGGTGCCCTGATGGTGGTCAGTCATGATGCCGCGTTTGTGGAGGCGATTGAGGTGGATGAAGTGATCGGGCTCGACGGTGCGGAGGCGCGAGGCCGTGGAACAGCGGTGATTGATCCGAGTTGA
- a CDS encoding oxygenase MpaB family protein, with translation MEFAKVAIRRRINELFNDYERGERPALRRADALFPADSVAWRVNGDIVTMMIGGVSGLLLQMLHPAVLAGVWDHSDFRADMHGRLRRTAKFIAVTTYDHAVSGQAAIDKVRSIHDKLSGTTADGTPYRVSDPALLAWVHVTETTSFLDAWVRYGQPGMSMADQDAYLAEMARIGRALGADPVPTDRVSAEALIQSMRPQLKADARTREVAALVMRQKVGGLAEDRAAELIMAAGADLLPDWARRMHGLPPASPITRAGARTMQRTLDWVYTGSPNRQVWSADVLAWPTGAPR, from the coding sequence ATGGAGTTCGCCAAGGTCGCCATCCGTCGCCGGATCAACGAACTGTTCAACGACTATGAGCGGGGCGAGCGACCCGCCCTGCGCCGTGCCGACGCCCTGTTTCCCGCCGACTCCGTCGCCTGGCGAGTCAATGGCGACATCGTCACCATGATGATCGGCGGGGTGTCGGGCCTGTTGCTCCAGATGCTGCATCCGGCGGTGCTGGCCGGCGTCTGGGACCACTCCGACTTCCGCGCCGACATGCACGGCCGCCTGCGCCGCACGGCCAAGTTCATCGCCGTCACCACATATGACCACGCCGTTTCCGGCCAGGCCGCGATCGACAAGGTGCGCTCGATCCACGACAAACTCTCCGGCACGACGGCCGACGGCACCCCCTATCGCGTCAGTGATCCGGCCTTGCTGGCCTGGGTCCATGTGACGGAGACGACCAGCTTCCTCGACGCCTGGGTTCGCTATGGCCAACCCGGCATGTCGATGGCGGACCAGGACGCCTATCTGGCGGAAATGGCCCGGATCGGCCGCGCCCTCGGTGCCGATCCCGTCCCCACCGACCGCGTCTCGGCCGAGGCCCTGATCCAGTCGATGCGGCCTCAGCTCAAAGCCGACGCCCGCACCCGAGAGGTTGCCGCCCTGGTCATGCGCCAGAAGGTCGGCGGTCTGGCCGAGGATCGCGCCGCCGAACTGATCATGGCGGCGGGTGCCGACCTGTTGCCCGACTGGGCCCGCCGGATGCACGGCCTGCCGCCCGCCTCGCCGATCACCCGCGCCGGTGCCCGCACGATGCAGCGCACCCTGGACTGGGTCTATACGGGATCACCCAACCGCCAGGTCTGGTCCGCCGACGTCCTGGCTTGGCCGACAGGCGCGCCGCGCTAG
- a CDS encoding type II toxin-antitoxin system Phd/YefM family antitoxin, translated as MTDTLHVTATQFQREVSRYQDEALRRPVVVTRNGRERTVTISAQEYHRLKRRDREVLALEDFSNADLDGIMTAPMHPDAAGFDHEVEG; from the coding sequence ATGACTGATACGCTCCATGTCACGGCGACCCAGTTCCAGCGCGAGGTCAGTCGGTATCAGGACGAGGCGCTGCGCCGTCCGGTCGTGGTGACCCGCAATGGGCGCGAGCGGACGGTCACCATATCCGCGCAGGAGTATCACCGTCTGAAACGGCGCGACCGAGAGGTGCTTGCCCTGGAGGACTTCAGCAACGCCGATCTTGACGGGATCATGACGGCGCCGATGCATCCCGACGCCGCCGGGTTCGATCACGAGGTCGAGGGCTGA
- a CDS encoding squalene/phytoene synthase family protein has product MDQAAQTRAPDLDGQVRAADPDRWLSSRFVSDAQARSDLIALYALEAELMAIPTRVTQPLLAEMRYVWWRDQLDGVFAGVPRKGHPVLEALTDVVARWGLERRPFEALIEAHIGRVHGDPHDLDAFYVGPMQMAVHLLAGPGHDAKVFEAGRLWGLTQVGRRDEARALRGAANRTLKGLPTAAFPAVAHAALSNPAQGEGGKRLRLVWANLTGRI; this is encoded by the coding sequence TTGGACCAGGCGGCGCAGACTCGGGCCCCCGATCTGGATGGGCAGGTCCGCGCCGCCGATCCCGATCGCTGGCTGTCCAGCCGGTTCGTCTCCGATGCGCAGGCACGGTCTGACCTGATCGCTCTGTACGCGTTGGAGGCCGAGCTGATGGCCATCCCGACGCGGGTGACCCAGCCGTTGCTGGCCGAGATGCGCTATGTCTGGTGGCGCGACCAGCTGGACGGGGTGTTCGCGGGCGTGCCGAGGAAGGGCCATCCGGTGCTGGAGGCGTTGACGGATGTGGTCGCGCGATGGGGGCTGGAGCGCAGGCCCTTCGAGGCCCTGATCGAGGCTCACATCGGCCGGGTCCACGGCGATCCTCACGATCTGGACGCCTTCTATGTGGGGCCCATGCAGATGGCCGTCCATCTGCTGGCTGGGCCGGGACACGACGCGAAGGTCTTCGAGGCCGGTCGGCTGTGGGGCCTGACACAGGTCGGTCGACGGGATGAGGCGAGAGCGCTGCGAGGCGCGGCGAACCGGACGCTCAAGGGCCTTCCGACCGCAGCCTTCCCGGCGGTGGCCCACGCGGCCTTGTCCAATCCGGCACAGGGCGAGGGCGGCAAGCGGCTGAGGCTGGTCTGGGCGAACCTGACGGGACGAATCTAG
- the trmFO gene encoding methylenetetrahydrofolate--tRNA-(uracil(54)-C(5))-methyltransferase (FADH(2)-oxidizing) TrmFO, with the protein MNPSDLKPIHVIGGGLAGSEAAWQIAQAGVPVVLHEMRGVPGVKTDAHHTDGLAELVCSNSFRSDDWEHNAVGLLHAEMRELGSIIMASAHDHQVPAGGALAVDRDGFSQKVTATLEAHPLITIQREEIAGLPPEDWDSVIIATGPLTSPALAEAILKLTGEESLSFFDAIAPIVHADSIDFDIAWRQSRYDKEGPGGDAAAYVNCPMNKAEYEAFIDALITGPKAEFKEWENVPYFDGCLPIEVMAERGRETLRHGPMKPVGLTNPRDPLVKAHAIVQLRQDNALGTLFNIVGFQTKLKHGAQAETFRMIPGLQNAQFARLGGLHRNTYLNSPHLLDRQLRMKSMPRLRFAGQVTGVEGYVESAATGLLAGRLAAAERLGQPLDAPAAHTAIGALVEHITGGHLTGSKFQPMNINYGLLPPLETPKIDEDGKKIPLKERGRAKKRLMSIRAIEALKQWRDAT; encoded by the coding sequence ATGAACCCTTCCGACCTCAAGCCTATCCACGTCATCGGCGGCGGCCTCGCCGGTTCAGAGGCCGCCTGGCAGATCGCCCAGGCCGGCGTGCCCGTCGTCCTGCACGAGATGCGCGGCGTGCCCGGCGTGAAGACCGACGCCCATCACACCGACGGCCTGGCCGAACTGGTCTGTTCAAATTCCTTCCGGTCGGACGACTGGGAGCACAATGCGGTCGGTCTGCTGCACGCAGAGATGCGCGAGCTGGGCTCGATCATCATGGCCAGCGCCCACGACCATCAGGTGCCGGCGGGCGGTGCCCTGGCCGTCGACCGCGACGGCTTTTCACAGAAGGTGACGGCGACGCTGGAAGCACACCCGCTGATCACCATCCAGCGCGAGGAGATCGCCGGCCTGCCGCCCGAGGATTGGGACAGCGTTATCATCGCCACCGGCCCCCTCACCTCCCCCGCCCTGGCCGAGGCGATCCTGAAACTGACCGGCGAGGAGAGCCTCAGCTTCTTCGACGCCATCGCCCCCATCGTCCACGCCGACTCCATCGACTTCGACATCGCCTGGCGTCAGTCGCGCTATGACAAGGAGGGCCCGGGCGGCGACGCCGCCGCCTACGTGAACTGCCCCATGAACAAGGCCGAATACGAGGCCTTCATCGACGCTCTGATCACAGGCCCCAAGGCCGAGTTCAAGGAGTGGGAGAACGTCCCCTATTTCGACGGCTGCCTGCCCATCGAGGTGATGGCGGAACGCGGTCGCGAGACCCTGCGTCACGGCCCGATGAAGCCCGTCGGCCTGACCAACCCGCGTGACCCGCTGGTCAAGGCCCATGCCATCGTTCAGCTGCGTCAGGACAATGCCCTGGGCACCCTGTTCAACATCGTCGGTTTCCAGACCAAGCTGAAACACGGGGCCCAGGCCGAGACCTTCCGCATGATCCCGGGCCTCCAGAACGCCCAGTTCGCGCGGCTGGGGGGTCTGCACCGAAACACCTATCTGAACAGCCCGCATCTGCTGGATCGGCAGTTGCGGATGAAGTCGATGCCTCGCCTTCGGTTCGCCGGTCAGGTCACGGGGGTCGAGGGCTATGTCGAGAGCGCCGCGACGGGCCTGCTGGCCGGACGCCTGGCCGCCGCCGAACGGCTGGGCCAGCCGCTGGACGCTCCCGCTGCCCACACGGCCATCGGTGCCCTGGTCGAGCACATCACCGGCGGCCACCTGACCGGCTCGAAATTCCAGCCGATGAATATCAACTATGGCCTGCTGCCCCCGCTGGAGACGCCCAAGATCGACGAGGACGGCAAGAAGATCCCGCTCAAGGAACGCGGCCGGGCCAAGAAGCGGTTGATGAGCATCCGGGCGATCGAGGCGCTCAAGCAGTGGCGCGACGCGACCTGA